The proteins below come from a single Halothiobacillus neapolitanus c2 genomic window:
- a CDS encoding antibiotic biosynthesis monooxygenase family protein, with amino-acid sequence MYVVANRVPVAAEWHDAFEERFRARAGQVDLQPGFVRMEILRPDSEDGVYIVLTHWQDKAAFENWVGSDDFKIAHQNPLPKEAFTGPGKLERHTAIIVSEKS; translated from the coding sequence ATGTATGTAGTGGCCAACCGAGTACCTGTTGCTGCCGAATGGCACGATGCCTTTGAAGAGCGCTTTCGTGCGCGCGCCGGACAGGTCGATCTCCAACCCGGCTTTGTACGCATGGAAATCCTGCGTCCCGATAGCGAAGACGGTGTCTACATCGTTTTGACGCACTGGCAGGATAAAGCAGCTTTCGAGAACTGGGTTGGTAGCGATGATTTCAAGATTGCGCACCAGAACCCCTTACCGAAGGAAGCGTTTACCGGTCCGGGTAAGCTCGAACGTCATACAGCCATCATTGTCAGTGAAAAGAGTTGA
- the rpsR gene encoding 30S ribosomal protein S18 translates to MSRFFRRKRFCRFTAENVKQIDYKDLDTLKQYLTETGKIVPARVTGTAARYQRQLQTAIKRARFLALLPYTDRH, encoded by the coding sequence ATGTCACGTTTTTTCCGTCGTAAGCGTTTTTGCCGATTCACCGCCGAAAATGTCAAACAGATCGATTACAAAGATCTCGATACCTTGAAACAATACCTCACCGAAACCGGCAAGATTGTGCCTGCGCGCGTCACCGGTACGGCCGCACGTTATCAGCGTCAACTCCAGACAGCGATCAAGCGTGCACGCTTCCTCGCGTTGCTGCCCTACACTGATCGTCACTGA
- the recO gene encoding DNA repair protein RecO has product MTRAYVLHTRPWRDTSLLVEWFTEDFGRLTTYQRGARNRGKKSPLRPMAFQCLHMMLVGRGDMKTATQIESAGRAHLLQGQSLAVGFYLNELLMRALHRQEPAPVLFDIYARHLAELAGPSVDFGTVVRGFERDLLAELGVGIDWQSTADTQEPIDQQAQYWLAPEEGILQHRGRGYPVAGNILKAIADNQTLADAGDRRQARNLLQSLLAPHVGSAPFNSRALWRTQPQSGQSEQILSTE; this is encoded by the coding sequence ATGACCCGTGCTTATGTGCTGCATACGCGACCCTGGCGGGATACCAGCCTGCTGGTCGAGTGGTTCACTGAAGACTTCGGTCGCCTCACCACGTACCAACGTGGCGCGCGAAACCGGGGCAAAAAATCTCCGCTCAGACCGATGGCCTTTCAATGCCTGCACATGATGCTGGTCGGTCGTGGTGACATGAAAACTGCCACGCAGATCGAGTCGGCGGGGCGGGCGCATCTTCTGCAAGGTCAGTCGCTTGCCGTCGGGTTTTATTTGAACGAATTGCTGATGCGCGCGTTACATCGGCAAGAGCCTGCGCCGGTATTGTTTGATATTTATGCACGGCATCTGGCCGAGTTGGCTGGCCCGTCTGTTGATTTCGGTACGGTTGTGCGTGGTTTTGAGCGTGATTTGCTGGCCGAGTTGGGTGTGGGGATCGATTGGCAGTCGACCGCTGATACTCAAGAGCCGATTGATCAGCAGGCACAGTATTGGTTGGCGCCCGAAGAGGGGATTTTGCAACACCGGGGGCGAGGGTATCCTGTCGCCGGCAATATATTGAAGGCCATTGCGGACAATCAAACACTTGCCGATGCAGGGGATCGTCGTCAGGCTCGTAACCTGCTTCAGAGCCTGTTGGCTCCTCATGTTGGTTCGGCCCCGTTTAACAGCAGGGCTTTGTGGCGGACGCAGCCCCAATCTGGCCAGAGCGAACAAATCCTGAGCACAGAATAA
- a CDS encoding valine--tRNA ligase, translating into MEKTYNPAEIEAPCYARWQAGGYFSPDASLPADAPNYCIMLPPPNVTGRLHMGHAFQDTLMDMLTRVHRMQGERTLWQPGTDHAGIATQMVVERQLEAEGKTRHDLGREAFTERVWQWKSESGGFITEQMKRLGASCDWSRERFTMDDGLSDAVREVFVRLFEDGLIYRGKRLVNWDPVLHTAVSDLEVISEEETGHLWHLRYPLTDGGGHLIVATTRPETMLGDTAVAVHPEDERYKHLIGKTITLPLVGREIPIIGDDYVDPAFGSGCVKITPAHDFNDYAVGQRHNLPKINVLTIDARIRELPEIIGGEEEGALPAHYAGLDRYEARDRIIHDFKELDLLEKIDDHKLMVPRGDRSGAVIEPMLTDQWFVDLTRETQDDGRPGGLAAITRPALEAVRGGDIKFVPENWSNTYYQWLENIQDWCISRQIWWGHRIPAWYDASGRVYVGRDEAEVRAKYDLENTVVLTQENDVLDTWFSSALWPFSTLGWPQNTQELAYFYPTSVLVTGFDIIFFWVARMVMMGKYFMGDVPFREVYVHGLIRDAQGQKMSKSKGNVLDPIDLIDGIDLESLVAKRTAGLMQPKMAAKIEKDTRKEFADGIPAFGTDAMRFTFAALATTGRDIRFDLGRIEGYRNFCNKLWNASRFVMMQCEDQDTGLTDAPVTLSDADEWIIGRLQQVEAEVAKHFADYRFDLAAQTLYEFTWNEYCDWYLEFTKPALKADDEAAQRGTRRTLVRVLEALLRLLHPIIPFITETIWQRLAPMALVDVQSTDSILGRPYPAFDESKINTQAIESVEWLKQVILGVRRIRAEMDIAPSKSLDVLITHATVEEIARFERFSALLNSVGRIGSVTALTAQEAVPEAAMALVGELQIHIPLAGLIDKQAELARLDREIERLTKELEKAKAKLANPKFADKAPPAVVQQERERETSFQTQLHDLSGQRARISQISG; encoded by the coding sequence ATGGAAAAAACCTACAATCCTGCCGAGATCGAAGCCCCTTGTTATGCGCGCTGGCAAGCGGGAGGCTACTTCTCTCCCGATGCCAGTCTGCCCGCCGATGCACCGAATTATTGCATCATGCTGCCGCCGCCGAATGTGACCGGCCGCTTGCACATGGGTCATGCCTTTCAGGATACCTTGATGGACATGCTCACCCGTGTCCACAGGATGCAGGGCGAACGTACGCTCTGGCAACCCGGCACGGACCATGCGGGCATTGCCACGCAAATGGTGGTGGAGCGTCAGCTCGAGGCCGAGGGCAAAACGCGGCATGATCTGGGCCGCGAGGCATTCACCGAGCGCGTCTGGCAATGGAAAAGCGAATCGGGCGGGTTTATCACTGAACAGATGAAACGCCTGGGCGCATCCTGCGACTGGTCACGCGAGCGCTTCACCATGGATGATGGTTTGTCCGATGCGGTGCGCGAAGTTTTTGTGCGCTTGTTTGAAGATGGGCTGATTTATCGCGGTAAACGGCTGGTGAACTGGGACCCGGTCTTGCATACCGCCGTATCCGATCTTGAAGTCATCAGCGAAGAAGAAACCGGCCACCTGTGGCATCTGCGTTATCCGCTCACCGATGGCGGTGGTCATTTGATCGTCGCCACTACGCGGCCAGAAACCATGCTGGGCGATACCGCCGTGGCCGTTCATCCGGAAGATGAGCGGTATAAACATCTGATTGGCAAAACTATTACCTTGCCGCTGGTGGGGCGAGAGATTCCGATCATCGGTGATGATTATGTCGATCCGGCCTTCGGCTCGGGCTGCGTGAAAATCACGCCTGCGCATGATTTCAACGATTATGCCGTCGGACAACGACACAACCTGCCCAAAATCAACGTGTTGACCATCGATGCGCGGATTCGCGAACTGCCGGAAATTATCGGCGGTGAAGAGGAGGGCGCCTTGCCTGCTCACTACGCAGGTCTGGATCGCTATGAAGCCCGTGATCGCATCATCCATGATTTCAAAGAACTCGATTTATTGGAAAAGATCGACGATCACAAGCTCATGGTGCCGCGCGGCGACCGCAGTGGCGCGGTGATCGAGCCGATGCTGACCGACCAATGGTTCGTCGATTTGACCCGCGAAACTCAGGACGATGGCCGTCCCGGTGGGCTGGCCGCCATTACGCGCCCAGCGCTTGAGGCCGTGCGCGGCGGCGATATCAAGTTCGTGCCGGAAAACTGGTCGAACACCTATTATCAATGGCTTGAGAATATTCAGGACTGGTGCATCAGCCGCCAGATCTGGTGGGGGCACCGGATTCCTGCGTGGTATGACGCGTCGGGCAGGGTGTATGTCGGGCGAGACGAAGCCGAAGTTCGGGCGAAATACGATCTGGAAAACACAGTGGTTTTAACGCAGGAAAATGACGTACTCGATACCTGGTTCTCATCTGCACTCTGGCCGTTTTCCACCTTGGGCTGGCCGCAGAACACACAGGAACTGGCGTATTTTTACCCTACTAGTGTGCTGGTCACCGGCTTTGACATCATCTTTTTCTGGGTCGCGCGGATGGTGATGATGGGCAAGTACTTCATGGGCGATGTGCCGTTTCGTGAGGTGTATGTGCATGGCCTGATTCGAGACGCGCAAGGGCAGAAAATGTCCAAATCCAAGGGTAACGTGCTCGACCCGATTGACCTGATCGATGGCATTGATCTCGAATCGCTGGTTGCCAAGCGCACGGCTGGCCTGATGCAGCCCAAAATGGCAGCGAAGATCGAAAAAGACACGCGCAAGGAGTTTGCCGATGGCATTCCCGCTTTTGGTACCGATGCCATGCGTTTTACCTTTGCTGCGCTGGCAACCACAGGGCGCGATATTCGCTTCGATTTGGGGCGCATCGAAGGTTATCGAAATTTCTGCAACAAACTGTGGAATGCCAGCCGTTTTGTGATGATGCAATGCGAAGATCAAGACACGGGCCTCACCGATGCACCGGTGACCTTGAGCGATGCGGACGAGTGGATTATCGGCCGTCTGCAACAGGTCGAGGCGGAAGTTGCCAAGCATTTTGCCGACTATCGCTTCGATCTGGCAGCCCAGACGCTGTATGAATTCACCTGGAACGAATACTGCGACTGGTATCTTGAGTTCACCAAACCAGCGCTCAAGGCAGACGATGAAGCCGCGCAGCGCGGCACCCGCCGCACCTTGGTGCGTGTGCTCGAAGCGCTTTTACGTTTGCTGCATCCGATTATCCCGTTCATCACCGAAACCATCTGGCAGCGCTTGGCGCCGATGGCATTGGTTGATGTGCAATCAACCGATAGCATCCTTGGCCGCCCTTATCCCGCATTTGACGAAAGCAAGATCAATACGCAGGCTATCGAGTCGGTCGAATGGCTGAAACAGGTCATTTTGGGTGTGCGCCGTATTCGTGCCGAAATGGACATTGCGCCCAGCAAGTCGCTCGACGTGCTGATAACGCATGCCACCGTTGAAGAGATCGCACGATTCGAGCGGTTTAGTGCGCTGCTGAATTCTGTCGGTCGGATTGGAAGTGTTACCGCATTGACCGCCCAAGAGGCCGTGCCCGAAGCGGCCATGGCACTGGTAGGTGAGTTGCAAATCCACATCCCGCTGGCTGGTTTGATCGACAAGCAGGCAGAACTTGCGCGACTCGATAGAGAAATCGAGCGGCTAACCAAGGAGCTGGAAAAAGCCAAAGCGAAACTCGCCAATCCGAAATTCGCCGACAAAGCCCCGCCCGCCGTGGTGCAGCAAGAACGCGAGCGGGAAACCAGCTTTCAGACGCAACTCCATGATTTGTCCGGTCAACGCGCGCGTATCAGCCAGATCAGCGGTTAA
- a CDS encoding lysylphosphatidylglycerol synthase transmembrane domain-containing protein produces MTSSAHSSIAPRLKMLLMWILALSALTGVIVWIGPDKLLAPWRLISIPALSLALILMVLSYALRALRIQRYFINELRGQFWPTLKLSTWHILLNNFLPMRTGEISFPVLMQRYFTLPAARTVPVLLWFRLLDLQAIVLIGLLAAIGGMGLPDAWVILVIILLPAPLLVYLARRRVRQIIAARPDGKWRSRLLSSVDSLPHSVAHFLAALGWTWANWLIKLVTLAWVLAHLAPLGLAAALAGAIGGDLTTVLPIHAPGGFGTFEAGVMVALQPFGLDAANSLTAALNLHLFVLGSSMLAALIVLLIKAPNQIKTEREPGQQ; encoded by the coding sequence ATGACATCATCTGCACATTCATCTATCGCCCCCCGACTAAAAATGCTGCTCATGTGGATTTTGGCGCTCTCTGCACTGACCGGAGTGATCGTCTGGATCGGGCCGGATAAACTACTGGCACCCTGGCGACTGATCTCTATACCCGCACTCAGCCTGGCTTTGATACTGATGGTACTGAGCTACGCGCTACGCGCTTTGCGCATTCAAAGATACTTCATTAACGAATTACGCGGGCAATTCTGGCCCACGCTGAAACTATCCACATGGCACATCCTACTGAATAACTTTCTACCCATGAGAACGGGTGAAATCAGCTTCCCTGTGCTGATGCAGCGCTATTTCACATTGCCCGCCGCACGCACCGTACCGGTACTGCTCTGGTTTCGACTACTTGATCTTCAGGCAATCGTTCTGATCGGTTTACTGGCAGCGATAGGGGGCATGGGATTACCGGATGCGTGGGTGATCCTCGTGATCATCCTCCTGCCAGCGCCGTTATTGGTGTACCTCGCCCGTCGGCGTGTACGGCAGATTATTGCGGCCCGCCCGGACGGTAAATGGCGAAGTCGCCTGCTCAGCAGTGTGGATAGTCTTCCCCATTCCGTCGCTCATTTTCTGGCCGCACTCGGTTGGACATGGGCAAACTGGCTGATCAAGCTCGTCACACTGGCGTGGGTGTTGGCACACCTCGCTCCGCTTGGACTGGCGGCCGCGCTTGCGGGGGCCATTGGCGGTGATCTGACCACTGTATTGCCCATCCACGCGCCCGGCGGGTTCGGTACCTTTGAAGCGGGCGTCATGGTTGCTCTTCAGCCTTTTGGCCTGGATGCGGCGAACTCATTAACGGCAGCACTCAACCTTCACCTGTTCGTACTTGGCTCATCCATGCTCGCCGCCCTGATCGTTCTGCTCATCAAAGCGCCCAATCAGATCAAGACGGAAAGGGAACCGGGGCAGCAGTAA
- the ahr gene encoding NADPH-dependent aldehyde reductase Ahr, whose amino-acid sequence MIKAYAAHQAGGELKPFEYDPGELAADQVEINVEHCGICHSDLSMIDNEWGFSNYPLVPGHEVVGTVGAVGSAVHHLKVGQRVGLGWQSGYCMTCGTCLDGDHNLCAQAESTIVGRHGGFADKVRAQAVSVIPLPEGLDPAKAGPLFCGGITVFNPMVQFGLSPTARVGVIGIGGLGHMALQFLNAWGCEVTAFTSNEAKRAEALELGAHHTLDSRDDDALANAAGRFDYLISTVNVSLNWNAYLGTLKPKGRLHVVGAALEPLQIPAFSLIMAQRSVSGSPVGSPATLAKMLEFAARHHIEPITEHYKFSQINEAIAHLRSGKARYRIVLSHD is encoded by the coding sequence ATGATCAAAGCCTATGCCGCTCACCAAGCCGGTGGTGAACTCAAGCCGTTCGAGTACGATCCAGGTGAATTAGCTGCCGATCAGGTAGAAATTAACGTCGAGCATTGTGGTATCTGCCACAGTGATCTAAGCATGATCGATAATGAGTGGGGGTTTTCCAACTACCCCCTGGTACCTGGGCACGAGGTTGTCGGCACCGTCGGTGCAGTCGGATCAGCAGTGCATCATCTCAAGGTAGGCCAACGCGTAGGCTTAGGCTGGCAATCGGGCTATTGCATGACTTGTGGTACCTGTTTGGATGGCGATCACAATCTTTGCGCGCAGGCTGAATCCACCATCGTTGGCCGTCATGGTGGTTTTGCCGATAAAGTCCGTGCACAAGCCGTCAGCGTGATTCCTCTGCCCGAAGGACTGGACCCCGCGAAAGCCGGCCCGCTGTTCTGCGGCGGTATTACCGTTTTTAATCCCATGGTTCAGTTTGGCCTTTCTCCCACCGCGCGGGTCGGGGTGATTGGTATCGGCGGCCTTGGCCACATGGCGCTGCAATTTTTAAACGCCTGGGGCTGTGAGGTGACTGCGTTTACCTCCAATGAAGCCAAACGCGCGGAAGCACTGGAACTGGGCGCGCATCACACGTTAGATTCACGCGATGACGATGCGCTGGCGAATGCCGCTGGCCGTTTTGATTATCTGATTTCAACGGTGAATGTCAGTTTGAATTGGAATGCCTACCTTGGCACGCTCAAACCCAAAGGGCGATTGCACGTGGTTGGCGCGGCCTTGGAGCCGTTACAAATCCCCGCATTTAGCTTGATCATGGCGCAACGATCGGTTTCAGGCTCCCCAGTCGGCAGCCCTGCCACGCTTGCGAAAATGCTCGAATTTGCGGCCCGGCACCATATCGAACCCATCACGGAGCATTATAAATTTTCGCAGATCAATGAAGCCATCGCACATCTGCGCAGTGGCAAAGCACGTTATCGCATAGTGCTCAGTCACGATTAA
- the acpS gene encoding holo-ACP synthase, with protein sequence MILGLGTDLVEIDRLAKSYARHGDRLVYRILGLSERVAAPASESPRFAAWLAKRFAAKEAAVKAMGTGFSGGISLHEIQTIHDARGAPRLIFSGLAQQRLDEMGAVRVHLSISDERSHALAFVVIEGGNQ encoded by the coding sequence ATGATTCTTGGCCTTGGCACCGATTTGGTGGAGATTGACCGTCTGGCAAAGAGTTATGCCCGGCATGGAGATCGTCTGGTTTATCGTATTTTGGGCCTATCGGAGCGGGTTGCCGCCCCGGCGAGTGAATCCCCACGATTTGCAGCCTGGCTAGCCAAGCGGTTTGCAGCCAAGGAAGCGGCTGTCAAAGCAATGGGTACCGGCTTTAGCGGCGGTATTTCCCTGCATGAAATTCAAACCATTCATGACGCACGTGGTGCGCCTCGACTCATTTTTAGTGGTCTGGCGCAACAACGTCTGGATGAGATGGGGGCAGTTCGGGTGCATTTGAGCATCAGCGACGAACGATCACACGCGCTGGCATTTGTGGTCATCGAGGGCGGCAATCAATGA
- the pdxJ gene encoding pyridoxine 5'-phosphate synthase has product MTNRLTAQLPLLGLNIDHVATLRQARGTTYPDPVHAALLAEQSGADSITLHLREDRRHIQDRDVLRLRDMLQTRMNLEMAVTEEMIEFACLVKPHDCCLVPEKREELTTEGGLDVAGQIERIYSACDRLRAAGIRVSLFIDADPRQIDAAVACEAPVIELHTGHYADTMDDAGQKQILNDIIRSARDATDVGLQVNAGHGLHYHNVQAIAAIPQIEELNIGHAIIARSIFTGLPQAVADMKKLMREARMG; this is encoded by the coding sequence ATGACCAACCGATTGACTGCACAGCTTCCCCTGTTGGGTCTGAACATCGACCATGTTGCGACCTTGCGGCAGGCGCGCGGAACCACTTACCCCGACCCAGTTCATGCCGCGTTGCTCGCCGAGCAGTCAGGGGCAGATAGCATCACGTTGCACTTGCGCGAAGATCGTCGACATATCCAGGATCGCGATGTGCTCCGTTTGCGTGATATGTTGCAAACGCGCATGAACTTGGAGATGGCCGTCACCGAAGAGATGATCGAGTTTGCGTGTCTGGTCAAACCTCATGATTGCTGTCTGGTGCCGGAAAAACGCGAAGAGCTGACGACAGAAGGCGGGCTGGATGTGGCCGGTCAGATTGAACGCATCTATTCTGCCTGTGACCGATTGAGAGCAGCCGGAATCCGGGTGTCGTTATTCATTGATGCCGATCCACGGCAGATCGATGCGGCCGTGGCCTGTGAGGCACCCGTCATCGAACTGCATACGGGGCATTATGCGGACACGATGGATGATGCGGGTCAGAAGCAGATTTTGAACGACATCATCCGTTCGGCACGAGATGCGACAGACGTTGGTTTGCAAGTTAATGCGGGCCACGGTCTGCATTACCACAACGTGCAGGCCATTGCGGCCATTCCTCAGATAGAGGAATTGAACATCGGGCACGCCATCATCGCCCGCTCGATCTTTACGGGTCTGCCACAAGCGGTCGCGGACATGAAAAAACTGATGCGTGAAGCCCGGATGGGCTGA
- the rplI gene encoding 50S ribosomal protein L9, with the protein MQVILLNKVENLGTLGDIVNVRAGYARNFLIPYGKAKAATKTNMAEFEARRAELESQAAAELAAAVAQAEKLAEAMVTIAVKAGAEGKLFGSVGTVEIAQAVSSAYGVSIEKRQVRLSTGALRSVGEFEVPVHLHTDVNAIIKVVVVGEE; encoded by the coding sequence ATGCAAGTTATTTTGTTGAATAAAGTCGAAAACCTCGGCACCTTGGGCGATATCGTCAATGTGCGTGCCGGTTATGCGCGTAACTTCCTTATTCCTTACGGTAAAGCGAAGGCCGCAACCAAAACCAATATGGCCGAGTTTGAAGCCCGTCGTGCTGAACTCGAAAGCCAAGCTGCCGCTGAATTGGCCGCTGCCGTGGCACAAGCCGAGAAACTGGCTGAGGCAATGGTCACCATTGCTGTGAAAGCAGGCGCGGAAGGCAAACTGTTTGGTTCTGTCGGAACGGTTGAAATTGCACAAGCTGTTTCTTCTGCTTACGGCGTGTCCATCGAAAAGCGTCAAGTGCGCTTGTCTACAGGTGCTTTACGCTCTGTGGGTGAATTTGAAGTGCCTGTGCATCTGCACACCGATGTCAATGCAATCATTAAAGTGGTTGTAGTCGGCGAAGAATAA
- a CDS encoding cupin domain-containing protein, with amino-acid sequence MLEHPLRPLHSDLTHRAVVDTASLPWVDSPEATVKRKLIERMGGDGTRATSLVKFAAGARFPSHDHHGGEEFIVLEGAFCDERGCFPKGSYVLNPPGSSHAPYAPDGCVIFVKLHHLPPESKAPISIDTLNTPWLPGLVEGLEVMPLSDIAGQHTALVRWQPDTYFKPHHHFGGEEIFVLEGEFCDETGAYPAGSWIRSPHWSKHTPFTRSGCTIFVKTGHLPIPDSWYANQKSVPSFS; translated from the coding sequence ATGCTTGAACACCCGTTACGCCCCCTTCATTCCGATCTCACGCATCGCGCGGTTGTTGATACCGCATCTCTTCCGTGGGTTGATTCTCCCGAGGCGACAGTAAAACGCAAATTGATTGAACGCATGGGCGGCGATGGCACACGAGCCACCAGCCTTGTGAAATTCGCAGCGGGTGCGCGTTTTCCAAGCCACGACCATCACGGGGGTGAAGAGTTTATCGTCCTAGAAGGCGCTTTTTGTGATGAACGGGGCTGCTTTCCCAAGGGTAGTTATGTGTTGAATCCCCCGGGTTCCAGTCACGCGCCGTACGCACCGGATGGCTGTGTTATTTTCGTCAAATTGCATCATCTGCCACCCGAATCAAAAGCACCCATTTCAATCGATACGCTCAACACGCCGTGGTTACCCGGCCTGGTCGAAGGGCTTGAAGTCATGCCACTTTCAGACATCGCGGGGCAACACACAGCCCTCGTGCGGTGGCAACCCGATACCTATTTCAAACCTCATCATCATTTTGGTGGAGAAGAGATATTTGTCCTCGAAGGTGAATTTTGCGACGAAACCGGTGCCTACCCCGCAGGTTCCTGGATACGCAGCCCGCATTGGAGCAAACACACGCCCTTTACCCGCAGTGGCTGCACTATTTTTGTTAAAACAGGTCATCTTCCCATTCCGGATTCTTGGTACGCCAATCAAAAATCTGTCCCCAGCTTCTCTTGA
- a CDS encoding DNA polymerase III subunit chi, with protein sequence MSAVIFHLIDDPDTEAFWFHAAELCAQAAQAEHMVYVVCANLAHVESFDDYLWGYKPDAFVPHTADPEDIAHAPIFLGVDVAAGGFDYVINLSGKPIERVADRIQLDELVDANPANREAARARWRDYQAAGVKPVHRQITQVQRDEL encoded by the coding sequence ATGAGTGCCGTGATTTTCCATTTGATTGATGATCCCGACACCGAAGCCTTTTGGTTTCATGCAGCGGAGCTGTGCGCCCAGGCTGCCCAGGCTGAGCACATGGTCTATGTGGTCTGTGCCAATCTCGCGCATGTGGAAAGTTTTGATGATTATCTATGGGGATACAAACCCGATGCGTTTGTGCCGCACACGGCCGACCCTGAAGACATTGCTCACGCGCCGATTTTCCTGGGTGTGGATGTGGCGGCCGGTGGTTTTGACTACGTGATCAATCTTTCCGGCAAACCAATCGAGCGCGTTGCCGATCGAATTCAACTGGATGAGCTTGTGGATGCCAATCCTGCCAACCGAGAGGCCGCCCGCGCACGCTGGCGAGATTATCAAGCCGCCGGTGTTAAACCGGTTCATCGGCAGATTACCCAAGTGCAGCGAGACGAACTTTGA
- the rpsF gene encoding 30S ribosomal protein S6, translated as MRHYEIVFMVHPDQSEQVPAMIERYRGIIETSGGTVHRLEDWGRRQLAYPINKLVKAHYVMMNVEASQAAVAELEEAFRFNDAVLRHLTSRMEEAETEPSIIMRERDNERRPRRRDDEQDSGRFDRDDDDQAEQEEQVEASE; from the coding sequence ATGCGTCACTATGAAATCGTGTTCATGGTCCACCCGGATCAAAGCGAACAAGTCCCTGCCATGATCGAGCGTTATCGCGGCATCATCGAAACATCCGGCGGCACCGTTCACCGTCTGGAAGACTGGGGCCGCCGTCAACTGGCATACCCCATCAACAAGCTCGTCAAAGCACACTATGTGATGATGAACGTTGAGGCGTCACAAGCCGCGGTAGCCGAACTCGAAGAAGCGTTCCGTTTCAACGATGCCGTGCTGCGTCACCTGACCAGCCGTATGGAAGAGGCCGAAACCGAGCCGTCCATCATCATGCGTGAGCGTGATAACGAACGCCGTCCACGTCGCCGTGATGACGAGCAGGATTCAGGCCGTTTTGATCGCGATGACGACGATCAAGCCGAACAAGAAGAACAAGTCGAAGCAAGCGAATAA
- a CDS encoding nitroreductase family protein — translation MHIFDAIRSRRAVKYFDPEFKLSAEKQTELLDLAMQSPTAFNLQHWRFVVVDDPKIRQQIRAVAWDQAQVTDASMLVILCADVNSWEKNAARVWAGAPDAVREMMVPAIDAYYRDKPQVQRDEIMRSCGIAGQTLMLAARAMDLDSCPMDGFDFDAVAKIIQLPADHEIAFMLAIGKKTRDVWPKPGQLDQTEVVIRNQFGA, via the coding sequence ATGCATATTTTCGATGCTATTCGCAGCCGTCGCGCCGTAAAGTATTTTGATCCTGAATTCAAATTATCCGCCGAAAAGCAAACCGAACTGCTTGATTTGGCCATGCAATCGCCCACGGCGTTCAATTTGCAACACTGGCGGTTTGTGGTTGTCGATGATCCGAAAATACGTCAGCAAATTCGTGCCGTGGCTTGGGATCAGGCCCAAGTGACCGATGCGTCGATGCTTGTGATTTTATGTGCCGACGTCAACAGTTGGGAAAAAAATGCCGCGCGGGTGTGGGCCGGAGCGCCGGATGCCGTGCGCGAAATGATGGTGCCCGCCATCGATGCCTACTATCGGGATAAACCGCAGGTTCAGCGCGACGAGATCATGCGTAGCTGCGGCATTGCGGGGCAAACCCTAATGCTGGCTGCCCGCGCCATGGATTTGGATAGCTGCCCCATGGATGGCTTTGATTTCGATGCCGTTGCCAAAATCATTCAATTACCCGCCGATCATGAGATTGCCTTCATGCTCGCGATTGGTAAAAAAACACGCGATGTCTGGCCAAAACCAGGCCAACTCGATCAAACCGAGGTTGTGATTCGCAACCAATTTGGCGCCTGA